acttcatagtaaagcatgtcgtccaaaaaacttcatagtacagcatgccatccaaaaaaacttcatattttttttgtatagcatgtcatccaaaaaaacttcatagtatagcatgtcgtccaaaaaaacttcatagtatagcatgtcgtccaaaaaatgtcatagtatagcatgttgcccACAAAACGTAATAGGATAGCATGTCGGTctaaaaacgacatagtttagcatgtcactctaaacgCGTTGCAGTATTGGCTTTGgcccaaaaaacgtcatagtatagcatgtcatgtcgcccaacaaacatcatagtatagcatgtcgcccaacaaacgtcatagtatagcatgtcgcccaacaaatgtcatagtatCGCCCACAAACGTGTGAGGGAGTttaaagcaaatgggtgttagtaaacaagaacaaataaacacaactaaaagtgaacttcacgttgacattgatgggcattccaaccaggaacacagTAAAAGATtatcaaaacgaaaaaaaaaactcttcctgttcacctcttaaaaccgaAAAACACACCGTAGTaccaccctaaactaaaactaccaatgggttccctgttttctttctgaacaattcaaaggtccctctctacctgcacacacatccaccaaccactggaacacagtTCCAGAGttgtgctgaagctcagcttcccctcagaagaagtgctgccagatgaaggagccttttgagaggcagctggcatcgtgattggacggtactttggtctgttccagtccagcttcagctccagagacggcaggcgggacgagtcaacggaggccgggtggGCGAAGGaatgcagctgagtacaatccagaaaacaaaagaggaggagtgcagcggcccagggccagaacaaacagtaGCATCGTATGTCtcttagaaaacatcatagtatagcctttggtatgaaaaaatGGCATCATATACATTGTATGTCAAAGTAAAGAcacatacattgtagaattgtagtaattgtgggctgactgatttactgattataaggattttagttttttctaatttatggtgaaaaaaaattataaatggTGCTAATTTGGCTCTGAACTTTTATCtacctgtggtcgctctgtcttctggagtgatttgattggttatacgtcacgaataaaactcctttaacttaacgtctgtaaacaaaacaaaaacctatcaacaaagttttctgttagagtttgtgttcttctaagtttaactccaatattttaaatactttcatttactgcaaatgtatctcctccaaatgtctcactaataatcattatcagccttaaaagcccacaaaacacccctctatactcgaccacacttagtacagtccggttccccccttctataaatctgcttggaatcttccacttcctgtttgtcaaagtggccttctacctggacaggttttgttgaaactcatgcaacaaacattttgggtaactgcactttaatatggatggatgacactaaattagagtctgttttaatgagactgagttcagatctgtacctctgtcattaaataggaaattatttctcagaattcacagactctgaaatgtttgctaggttagcgtcccacatgttctttgattcagctaaagctaactctctccaattTCTAGATCTCTtcagttgcttgttgttaaaatatcttgctataGGTGGTGAAGCTCAAAGtgtgagatgtttgttcaaaataagctcattctcaagtctgatctgaactgtgtcctcttttgtttgaactttccctaaacttatgagttaatgacagagcagcgcATCCAGACtctgtctcatttatgtagagattaaacttcagtgtcattcattgatgttcaagtgcagtttttcaaatgtttgttgcacattcacccgaccaaaccagtccaggtggaagacgatgtgaagagaaagttccagaggatgaatatcacacatttacactgGAATTAagtgtcctttaattagacattgtcatgcaaaagttggatttccctttaatgatcaAATCTTtattgagtgttttgttgatgttggtttctaaatgttttttgacactcggccccaaagattaaaaccttttacggttcacaagctgcaacaattcacacattatcaactatctttctgactaaactaagataaaaagtgaaaaactacctgattcctgcatcaagAATATAAATCTTTTTGggttttatgacagtaaactgaatatatttgggtttgacattttataaaccaaaacaagaaatgaattactggagaaaacaatcaacagattaatggacaatgtgttttccaacatatatggctgaattacttcaACATTataagatacatacaatttaaattcaaatttatttatataattacaggtcaaattgtctcaagatgctttatttttatattttcttgtcatatttaaaatatgacaaagtaagaaatttaaacctcttgactaatccaatttcttacttggtttttaagagactaatggacaattaaaataaatttctccactaaaactaataaacatgaggtcaaatagaagggacagttttaaatcctgcagtcccatgacgacaagaataaagtttctgaAGCAataactaaatctgctggtggattccattaaagtcctaagaaatgataataaagtgtgatactaaagatTTATGGTGCTAAAAATTTCAAAGTAACGAtgtcaagttgaacatctggatggaggttgataaaagttgacctcccttcatttctctggagccgactccatTTTAGACCTGCTCTTCTCGCCGTCTTCCTTCTCGctgctgtaaaaagtcactacATCCTCGCCAACTTCAACACCTCtttatgacaacttgttctcCCTCTGACCTGGTGGAAATTCCAGAAACTCAGGAAAACCCGCTGAGACTCGAGGAACTCGTGGAGACTTGAAAAACTCGTGTggtggggggaggtgggggtgTAGAGGGGGCAGTGGGGGGGGTAGAGGGGGGGAGgctgccacccacctcccctcctactctccgccctgactccacccagaatccgccttggctccacccagaCTTtgcccatgtggtcactttatcAGGAACAGAAACTACGATGATAAAGGGATGacgaaattatatttttttatctgatctgtagcttaGTGAGATAAGGGTTtacctatggagctgcaggatgctggttcaagaccagatccttcttaaattttttgagaaacttagacaaagacaaaaagaacaatGCTAGTAGTGGGTCTtgaacctgctaccttccaTTTGGTAGTCTCTTttcttaccccctgagctacttgctcagatactaattcttcttttttttgggacatttatcatctattttttgttgttttcgagttttttttaaacttgagtCTCATCTCGaccatttttctcaggaggttggacttcagcctttgtgctagagggttgaaccctcagttccaagactttccaaagcctcgaGACCTCCCAAGTCCTCAGGACCTtcgctttcacacagtctgagggctgaaattttctaagtgagtagatctctgttagttgGAACTTTGAGACAGTCCGAggactgaaattttctaagttcctgagtagatccctgttagtttgaacctttagacagtctgagggctgaagttttaaaagtttctccgcacttctgttagtttgaactttctggttaacagaagaCTTAAAGCttttgtgaccatgagtcttgatttcacatttagaccatccatctgagttcttctcagaccttcacctgtgggttctttagaaatcctgaacaaactttgattctcttcactgaacagtaaagtttgtggagatcagaaggtaacattagtttgatcgatgccttcaactacgagtagactttatctggaaagcagttttctgaaatgagctcttagtaaatctgtaaaatcaaaccaagaacagtCTTGGTTGTTgggaggtggagggaggaggTAAGATTATTGGTGGCAGAGGAGTTCTTTTAAGGTAGTCTGGGGCATTGCTGTGAATGTTTGAAGAAACGacatgatgttttcatttcagactagaaaacgctttaagacctttatctgttttgctctttttgatcgttttattgtctcttctgtttaatttgatcttctaaagtctaactggtgtcttttcaaatgtttgtctttggtttgattcttcttaaatgtttagttttgctcttttctcatgtttattttctaatgtctgatttgatgatgaaatgttttgtctttttaatatttgtattttttcaaatgttttatcagcttgtttgaTAAATTTCCTTtgctttcccaatgtttaattttttagattaaatctttgtaaaggtttttctttttaaatattttccccaccttcatttctgtttaattcctaaaGTTTTGtctaagatttaattttctaattaaacatttaatttttaaaataaatgttttagctttttaaaggtttaattatctaattaaatgtttttaatttttaactgtttaataTTCTTAATTCTGTTGAAAaaattgtttaatttcataattacatgttttgtatcttctgtttaattatctaattaaatataatttattgtatttaatgttaaattttctttttttaaatgttttttccctttgatttagttgctttttaaagtaatttttcttttgttttttctgtcaagattttaactcaaccttaaaaatgaaacaaacccttaaatcacaataaaaatacttctgttgtcacaatcatgagttagtcagttattcagtttatcaattcagctttattcgtttagcacctttcacacagatgacaaaactaaacaagcaaagagaaaaaaaatatgctaaactatgattaaaacccaaaaacatttaaaagaaaaagatttaacatggtaataaaatatgttgtgtccaggggatggagggagtttgagtcttcttgggctcacacggtaaataatttaaaatagaaacttgatcttcactctaaggaaactgcaaactgcagagcgacagaagaaccaacaatatctcctgttttctcctttaatgagtcgactcttgctgtgttttcagactaaagaactacagactcttcacaacctgctcaaactctttgGTACAAGACCTCACCAcatgggtcaagaaggtttccttctcctcatttctactctgaagcgcaccttctcctgctcaaactgctgacaaatatTTGTGCTgcctctaaagtctggtcttccagaacttcctaaaaactctctctGCTACACGTTGCTTGTAGAacagttacagaaaacctcactaaaccacatggaggggcctcaagatagtcgtccaaatgaaaccgtacaaaaaccaaactagcacaacccaaacgctaaagtctcctgcagcctaccagagaacctctttaaagagagaatcaggacaggaactcttaccttctggacaaccaacgctggttcacaaacaagaataaagaatgtgtctgaccaaaaacctctaaagactcactacagccaagataaagacacaactcagctgcaccaaatccactaatcactgcacacattagcaccatgtgctaactgtggctaaagaaccacatttaccaagacaactatccagtacaaagccctaaaacacaccaagaaacacattaaagggGAGTTCACTGCTgaaagctgcaagccaacacctaaagaacaaactaaagcaacaaaaccaaacccggttcagtgaagagaagcagaggaaatgttttgactgcagacaaaaaaagacactgaactgctcaggtgttcctgataacaccaagcagccacctggacagccaataggaacacagcttactgaaGTCAGAGGGCTGggttagtgaagtaaatttagtttaagtTGAAGCAAAAGTTAAAAAGAACGTttaaaaccaccttctgatacctgaaatctgagtttttacacatagaacacctgaacatgtcaaactggttccatagtagaaccatcaCTGTAAAACATCATGGTATGGTCTCATGTAGCAGTCCAAcatattttggatccttgtggagagtttaatcttataggttgtaaagctgttgagttttagagtaacatggattgttttgacatttaataaccgagtcctgaaataaaattgcagttgtggatttctgtcagttagtctggactaaacaaataacagcagcataaatctcaaacgtcttTATGAgaagtctggattgaggtttctcacttgatcataatcaaaacatgaaatttagtttggtttaaaggaatattctaccctaatctttgaatgttgacctaaaaggatggtttcaggaagtatccCAACTACAAGTATAGATagaatgtcactaaaacgtcagagtttagtctgtcgtccaaaatatcagtaaaacgtcatagtttagtatgtcatccaaaatgtgacaaaacggcATATCCCTGTCATTGGATATGATGTCTATGCCGTCGAAAATATCAgtaagaacgtcatagtttagtatgttgtccaaaatatgacaaaaatgtcatagttttagtctgtcgtccaaaatatgaaaaaaacatcatagtttcatATGCCAATCGAAAATATCAGTAGaccgtcatagttaagtatgtcgtccaaaatatgacatagtatactatggcggttttttttggacaaaattcatgatgatttttttttttcaaagaaaattgctCTATTGCATTTTTCaaagcctactttacattatttcttcatatggcatgtttttacgacatgttgaaaaaatcacattttttttagacataagtatactatggcgttttttggacatatttcatgatgattttttcaaaagaaaacgGTTCTATAGcatttttcacagcctactttacattatttctttcatatggcatgtttttatgaacatgttgaaaaaaatcacatttttttttagacatagtatactatggctttttttttggacaaatttcatgatgattttttttcaaagaaaactgttctatagcatttttcacggcctactttacattatttcgtCATAATGGAATGTttcacgacatgttgaaaaatcatatattttttttcgacatagtatactatggcgtgtttttttttttgacaaaatccatgatgatttttttttctcaaagaaACTGCTCTATGTGTTTTTCACGCCTactttatttcatcatatggcatggttttacgacatgttgaaaaatcacATTCTCACCTTTTTTCAGTGACGTACCCCATGTGTACTATTTTTTCATTCAAGTATCCGCCCACCAAGGCAAAGCATTTTTTGGCTGACAAAAGAGACAGACATAAAATCAGCACTACGTCATCAGTTTCTGATATATTAAATTTTGTATCATGCAAAAAAATGCTATTTGTAGTGGTCTTTCTTCGACTACTTGgagaaaaagactaaaaacttgttgaaaataaatgattgatTCCACTGTAATAAAGATTTCTAACAGAAATAATCATAAACGTAAAGTGTCCTCTTACACACATAGACAAAATTATTGGTACCCCCTCGGTACTTCCCAAGGCTTTGTTCTTTCCCCActgctgttctccctgtacaccaacagctgcacctccaAGGCACCAGTCCGTCAAACTCCTGAAGTTTGCAGATAGACACACCACCCGCATCGGACTCATCTCTGATGGGGATGAAGTCTGCTTACAGACTGGAGGTAGACGACCTGGTGACCTGGTGCAGCAGTAACAACCTGGAGCTCAACAcccagaagacagtggagatggtggtggacttcaggaggaacaaaGCCCCTCCCTGCTCCCATCAAGCTCTCTGACTCCACAGTGCTCAGCGTGGAGTCTTTCCGCTTTTAGGCTCCatcatctcccaggacctgaagtgggagatgaacatcacctccataacaaaaaaggcacagcagaggatgtacttcctgaggcagctgaagaagttcaacctgcaaagactatgatggtgcacttctacacggccatcatagagtccatcctctcctcctccatcaccgtctGGTACCCCTGCAGCCACCGCTCGGGACAAGAGCAGGCTGCAGCGcatcatccgctctgctgagaaggtgatcggATGTAACCTGCCATCTCTCCAGGATCTGTACACCTCTAGGACTTTAAGGCATGCAACCAAGATCTTGGccgacccctctcaccctggacacaaactttttgaacccctcccctcaggcaggaggctATGGTCACtcaggactaaaacctctcgCCACAACAACAACTTCTTccctctgctgcatcgctgatAAAACACTGCCCGTgccactgcaaatcagctctgGTTTGACTATATTAATTACTACTGTGTAGTAACTGTAAATACCTTGTCTATTTATCCATATTTCTTACATCTCtttacttactattttattttatttgtacttgcaccaagagcacccagagaaaattccttgtaagtgtaaaaacctacttggcaataaaaacCGATTCTTGATTCTGATTCTCATGaaagaaaacccacaaatgGTCACAGAAAAGGTTAGTTtgacaaaagttaaaaaaaaaaattatgaaaatacaCAGTAAAAATCAGACATGCTTTTGAACGTGGTtcaacagaatttttaaaaaataaactcttcGTCTAAACTCTTCCATAAACTGGGTTTATGGTAATAAAATAGAATGGCCTACTTGAGATGAAATTCAGTTTAAGAAACTCTCATTCCTATTTTGTTGAAGAAATTactgaataaatatattttataaaggatttttaaattgttgctagtttttaatgttttgttttttttttaaaatctcacgTACCCCCGGCATACCTTCAAGTACTCCAGGGGTACTCGTACCCCCATTTGAGAACCGCTGCTCTAGTGGATCGCTCAGTAAATACCTCCCACCTAGTGGATCTTACCTGCAACTACAGCCGCTGCTGAACGGTCACATGACCCCCGTTGTCCTTCCGGGTTAGACAAAGCTAAAAATGCACGTTATTATAAGCGCCGTTATGACCGACTAGCTTCTTACGCGTCGGTAAACAGTTTCAAAACGACAATTTCTCTTAAGATTTACATACACCAGGTCAGAGAAATTACGTACAAAGACTTCTAATGTATTTGAGcacaaaaaggacaaacagGGCTCACTCTGCGACGGCCCCTGTTGATGACGTAGCTGTCCCCTCCTCGTAGGTTCATGCAGTTTGTAGCGCGGGAACAGTTTGTAGCAGCGAGACTGCgggaagttttaaaaaaactaagCAACAAGCAGCTATGGATCCTTCAGAGGTAGAGTTCCTTGCAGAGAAAGAGATGCTGAAGATAATACCGAATTTCAGCCTGGACAAGATCTACTTGATCGGGGTAAGTAAGTAGATAAAGTCTGTTCGGGAAGACTGTATTTTACTCGGTTGATCTGTTTAGACTAGATACTGAGAAATTTACAGTGACGACAGCCACATTAGCCCATAGTTAACGTCTGACCATTCATTCTTGTGTTTGGGTACACAGACTGTGAAGGAGGGTAGTGCTGGCGttaaatcattacattttctgTATGAACTTCATCGTGTTGCACAATTAAAACATGTATTGCTATCCTCAGGGTGACCTGGGTCCCTTCAACCCTGGACTGCCTGTGGATGTTCCTGTGTGGCTGGCTCTCAActtaaaacagagacagaaatgcagaattgtTCCTCCTGAGTGGATGGATGTCGGTAAGGttcaaaaccaccacagacaTAGCCCAGTCAGGTTCTAGAAATGTTTTCATGTGTCTGTGACAGTATGGACAGTTGGTTCctgtaataaagaaataataaagcacaaacaaaaaccaCTTACCTTAGAGTTCTGCAATTTCCCTTGAACTTGTTCAATTTCATAATCTAGAAAGCttttttttggctgtgtgtgaCAGGATCACATATGTTTTGCATCATGTTGTTCCAGTATTGTGAGTGATTCTTTATCACCAAGATGTTAAACCTTATCCTGCCTTGACAGTAACTTCATAAAATGCATATGATGTGGGATTATTTTTCCATGTTTGCTTCAGATAATGTAAGATTTTTATACAAGATGGACTAGACAGACTAGACAGTCAAATGAGGCTATATCCCTTTTAATTTTAACAGACAAAGGcataatatttgtatttattaactatttaaaaaatactactACCTTTTGGTATGTAAAGTATATTctttaagttatttttgttCTCTAATGAAAGTCTTACATTTTTACTTGTGGGTTTGAATTGTCATGAGATTTGTgaactgtaaatataaaaataaccGCGTAGAAAGCTGTCAGACGTATTCTTTAAAGACTGATGTTTCAATTGTACTTCTCCTTGACAAGTCATAGCACGAGGTCACATCATATGTTCTGATTTATTCCTTCTGCTTCTGGTTGCCTGCTGTTGAATCTCTGCTTTAATGTGCAGAGAAACTGGAAGAGATGCGAGAGCTTGAGAGAAAGGAGGACACCTTTACGCCTGTTCCCAGTCCTTACTACATGGAGCTGACCAAACTGCTGCTGAACCAGTGAGTCATACAAGCTCAGAAGGCCCCATGCAGAATATAGCCTTCCATCTTTTCGCTCTCTTAGTGTATGATATGTATCATGTAAatggtttgtgtgtttccacAGTGCGTCTGACAACATTCCTAAAGCAGATGAGATCCGCACGCTGGTCAAAGACATCTGGGACACTCGCATTGCCAAACTCCGTCTGTCTGCTGACAGTTTCATCAGTCAGCAGGAGGCTCATGCCAAGGTAAACCTGATCACGTAGATTTAAATGGATATTGTGTGCTTGTAGAATCATCTACTGAGCTTGTTCTATAGGCAGTAGCTGTATACTCTTCTAGTGTAATTTAAAATGCCTGCTGCTTTGCGCcccggccttcccgggatctttctgcatggagtttgcatgttctccctgtgcatgcgtgggttttctccgggtactccagcttcttcccacagtccaaaaatctgctgaggttaattgattactctaaattgcccacaggtgtgaatgtgagtgtgattgttcgtctgtatatgtagcaacagactggcgacccgTCCAAGGTGTCCTCtgccccgcgaccctaatgaggataaaacaGTGTACAGATaacgaatggatggatgttgatgTCACCCTAGGAATACAGAGGAGAGTAATAAAAA
This genomic interval from Acanthochromis polyacanthus isolate Apoly-LR-REF ecotype Palm Island chromosome 2, KAUST_Apoly_ChrSc, whole genome shotgun sequence contains the following:
- the gins2 gene encoding DNA replication complex GINS protein PSF2, translated to MDPSEVEFLAEKEMLKIIPNFSLDKIYLIGGDLGPFNPGLPVDVPVWLALNLKQRQKCRIVPPEWMDVEKLEEMRELERKEDTFTPVPSPYYMELTKLLLNHASDNIPKADEIRTLVKDIWDTRIAKLRLSADSFISQQEAHAKLDNLTLMEINTIRSFLLDSLNCMFKLRSNLQPGSSKGQFVDY